ttcatcaataaaaaacccaaaggtaaatctgaaaacaaccttgaagatctaaaagatttttcagattctttaccaatttttgatgagtatgatgaagaggtGATTGAAAGTTTGATGATTTGTGAGGATAATTGTTATCTTCCTTTTCTAGAACCTGATTTATGTTTAATAAAGAACGGACTATTGCAGAACTAACCTTTTTGCAACCGGAGTATTCGAGTAGTCTTGTTATATTGTTCACAGGATTTTGAGGAAAAGTCATTCGACTACCCACATCAAGGACCGCTTCTTGATACTAGGAGACCCTTGGACGATGGCCTAGGTCCCATATTTGATGAGGTAGATGAACTTGGTCCTACCTTTGATGAGAAAGCACCAAGCATGACATCCATCAACATGGAGAATCATCTTTGCTTTGATCCAGGCACAACTCCTACGCCTTTGACCACAGACAttcaagagcactgtgagaaacttgattttattaattatctgTCTCAAATGTGTGTTAAGATCAGTTCTAAAGATGTGAAACGTTTTGGTTTTGACAAGGTTAAAGAATTTCATGTTTCAGATTTTGTTTATGAAAACatgtttaattcttttaaagTGTTTGAACCAGATGAACTTCTTGATCAAAAACGTTTTCACCATGACAATGGCATCAATTCTGGATTTGTTTTGAGTTTCCATCAGTTCTTGAAACATAGCAAaggttttgatcattttgaagAGTCTCTTGAGCTTGATTTGCAACAGCTTGATTTTTGTGCTAGAAATTCGTTTGATTCATTTGCCTTCAAAAAAATAGCTTTAATTTGAGTTGTTATAGATATTCACTGATGACTGGTAGCTTGTTTGCATCCACTTGTGCCTTGGACAAATTTATGGTTAAGACTTTGCTGGAACAGAATTCACTTAGAGCTAAAACCGATTTTTGTTGTGATTCTGTTTTGAAATCTGATCTTGAACTTTTGTATTCTAATTATGATCATGTTAGGCACGTTTTGAAAATGTCTTATGATATTTCATGCCTTGAAAGCATTCTGATTTAAAACACCTTCTTTGATAAAAGTGTTGATCCTTGGATAAGTAATTCTCGGTCTGAAATTGATCTTTTGTGTTCTAAATCTGAGAAACTTGCGCAtgttttgaatttgttcttTAGTAACTGTGCTATAACGTGCCCTGAAACCATTCTGGTGTACAACACTTACTTTGATAGGCTTCATGATGATCTGAAATGTGTGCTACATATCCTAGGGAAAGAAACTTTGGTTTCTTATCTGAACAAGTACTTGTCTTGCACATATAATCCTGgcattttaatgtttattttgaGTGTCCAGGATAAACAGGATCAGTCTCCAAGAGGTGCCAGGAACAGAAGCAGAGATCGTGCTTATAAGTTTGAGATTGGAGATGGAAGTACTTGaggaaaacaacttcaaaactccaaggaagtttctttccaaaattttcCTTCACTATATTTTACATGTTCTTTAGATTCTTTTTTCCTGATTCATTTCCTTTTGATATAGGTAAATGGATTTGAGGTTAAATCCTTTTCAatagggagggaatgatgtgcccttGGGTAGCGCACCGGGCAAAACAGACATGAATGGCTTGATCATGGGAAGCAGTAAcgatatatgttcattgtttgactcatatcttccaaACCAAGAGGCTTCTACGCATGAAATCACTTGTagaatgttctcaactcaattacggagctcctcGAAGAAGAATAAGGAGTTCATATGTGACAGTTATGCCAtttacaaatcaggtgatcttcagttctcgcgaattcagaccacccgagaagctgaaaatggctaaccttctttctgatgaaccaacgACCAATTCAATCATGCAAAATGTGATTATTCATGTTTTAAATGTCCAAGAAAGTCTTGGGATTGatggtttacaaaaaaaaaatcaaaaacaaacttgTTTGGGCCAAATCGAGAAACCGATAAAAATTGgctaaggaaaaaaaatggatTTCGACCAGGCCTTAAAGAGACATGTCTTGGCCCATATCAGGAGCATATTCTTCACTTTTCAAAGTCATGGTCGTGGCTATATCAAGAGGAAGTACAAGTTTCAGTCAAATACTTTACttagtcaagtctttgtttttattttcaatgccttgtttttagcacattcttctttggatttctataacttgtaatcctataaataggGCATATGAGCCACGAAATAAAACATTCTTTTTTCCCTTTTGtttgagtttatctctttgttctttgtagaacacttttcgtttcttggtgaggttatctccgaaTAAACAAATCTCTATTTCGTTGGACATGTGCGTCATATCTGGCAACATTTAGAAATCCTTCTTTTTGTgaacttgtgagtcatatcaagtaccaactgaagtctggtaatatcattgggccatccgcaacccattgtgtcaccgttcaatccatcagttctcccttttggcgagttcatatcctTTTAGTCCGATTGAGCGATCCTTCCCTAATTTAGGACGTATCAGCTGGCCCAAGGTGTCTCAGAAATGTTTCAGAGTCTTTAGCACCGAGCTGAGAAAGTGATGCATACCAAAGGTGGTGGTGAAGATGAAAATGATGAGGAATTGAACAATGTTGTGACTTGTCTTGATTGTTCCTTCAACAACATGCCGTATCTGGCGACGAAGCATGCATCTATGAATAACTCTCTTTCAGCTGCGATTAGTAACCTCGGCTTTTATTACAGCGACGAAGACGGCTTCGACTACCTTTCCGGGTGACAAAGGTAGTCGTGTGGTTTGTTGTTGCATTTTTGTTATCGTAATATCGTCATTGTACGAGTTCTTAgtttcttttaataaataataatcataTGGTGAGAGATCCATCGTTGTTTAAGGTTTTAATTTGAGGATCCGAATGATGAAATCACTATTCTGAAATTTGGATCTTTGTatcttcattttatttaaaaagacCATTTTTATATACGTAGTGCTACGAGTTCTTTTCACTctataagaatttaataaataaacaagtaGTCCATTGTCTTAGAGCTTAGGTTTGTCCGCATCTTGAAGAATAGAACGGACGAGGTGATGTGGTTGTGAGTAATGAGAGAACGTGACAACAATCGCAAGTTACATGTGCTGCTAGACTCTGACATATGTGTTGTTATTGACTCACTTCTTTATTCATTAGGCTTTGGGGAACGGTTGAAATTGCCATCTCTAGCTTGGCAGGAGTGGGCTTGTTGATTTTTTAAGTCGTTTACGACTTTTTAAGGCACATTGAACAactttttttcaagaaaagacacactttgtgttttttttttaacaccaaaCCACATTCATTAATCATCATAAAGTTGGTTGGCAGTAGTTATGACCCTATTAACTTGGTTAGCAGATAAACTCTGCTTTGCCAAGAGATCAGCCTCACTGTTCATTTGTCTAGGGATCCAACAGAAAGAAATTACAACAAAAGAAAGAGCCAAGCTCTTAATATCGGCTACAATGCCGTAAATCTCTTTAGACTTGGAGTTCGAAGTTACTGCTCTGATGAGTTGGGAAGAATACGCTTCACATCTCAAATCCCTCACATGCATCTCTCGGCATTCAGTCAATGCAGCACGGAGCGCGAGGCTTTCCGCCAGAAGTGGTGAGCTAACATGGTCTACTGTGTCCGTAGATGAGGTCCTCTGGTTTCTGGTTCGAGTTGTCCAACCCAGTCCCGCTCGACGCGTCGAAGCATTCCAAGCTGAATCAGATCTCACGAGAGCCGTATTCATGTTCCAATGGGGGCAGGACAATGTTCTCATGCAGACTGTTCCAAGTTGTCCTCAAATCTAGGGATCCGCTTACATTAATGGTTCTTACAAACGGAGCTGAGCTCCAGATTTGCTGTGCAAAGCTACATTGGAAGAGAAGATGATAACTAGATTCAAGTTCCTCACAACGCTTACATCGGGGATCAACTGCAATATGTCGAGCCGTGAGGTTTACAAAATGTATAATCCAAAATTGCCGTTCAATTAACCATGCCTCCtacaaaaaatatgtattttcttgGGCGAATTTTCTAGATATATCTTTATTCTCCAATATTTAGCAAATATATGTTTTCTCCGACATATTTCTTGTTTTCTGGCTAATTTTTTCGGTAATTGTTTTGCAGAATGAAGCTGGTTTATTATTCTCTGAAATTAACTCTAATCTCCTCTTGGTTTTTCCTGtttttgttaacaaaattttgatttccttaatttaatttttaactgaTATTGTAATCGTTATGTGAAATTCAGATTACATATTTAGCAtgtcataagtttttttttatcattttaaaaggatattttataatttggatgactcaaaataaaaagagagtgaaaatatttatagcTTTCAAAGTACAAATtatctcaaatattttaattcttaGTCTAGagaattctattaaaatatttgattatgtTATCTTAGTTATCCAGACAATTCTATGaaattatatagatttttattttaaagatccAAAATTCGGATTAAGTTTGAACCAATATGATTAGTGATTTGTTAGTCTATATGACTCAAATCAAGTTTACTTTTCAACATAGTCCACACTAATATCACATTTACTTTTCTGCAAGGCTGATGAAAAAGAATGCAAATAAACATTATTTGAGAGTTGAAGTATTTCTCCACAAGTAAAAGCCAAGATGCTTAGTTATCTTAAGTAATTCGTAATTTTATATAGTTTCCATGTCAACAGTATTTCATGACCATACCTCTGTTCTGATAATTTCTCTCAAGAGACTCGTTGACATTTCAAGGTTTATTGATAACAATAAGAGGCAGTTTTGGCATTTAGTCCTCCAGATGAAATAGAAAGCAAAACTCTTGTAATTAAACATCATATATTGAGTTTGAAGTATTTCTCTAAAACACAAGTTGCTTAGTTATCTCAAGTAATTTTATATGGTTTCCATTTCAGCATCTCATGATCTATCTCTgttcttataatttttctaaataaaaccAATGATGATGATTGATGATTCAGATATGCTTTGGAAAGATCCACTCGGTGAACAGACTGGGAAAAACAGTTGAGAGTGGTAATACCGTAAGCACTCCTCTTTCCTGCTGAAGTGAGTTTCTTGATGACTTGCAGCTCGTCGTAAGCATGCATTGTGTTCATTGTTAATCTTCATATTTCTCTCCTCATCTTTCAAAAGAAGAGAGAGGGACATGTGTGTGTGAGACACAAAATACACATTACTTGTCTCTTAACAATCAGTTCTTAATGTTTTGAATCTagtgatttattattaaaatgtgtgTGCATGAGTGTATTTTCTAACGAACGGTTAAAGCAAAACGCCAAACCCAAACATTTAaactttattattaaaacatcAATAGTTCTCAAATAAGGTGGTATAAACCagtaaacaaaaaatgaaaagccAACAAAGTGATAAAACTCACACGGAACCTGTGATTGAGAAGACACATTCATAGCCATAACTAGCTAGACTCTTATGTTATAAACTTAGAATCAACTACATAGTCTACAAATGCTCGAACTGTGCATTCAGTCTCAAAAGCTTCATGGTATTCTCCAACACCTCGGATTTCAACTCTTTGGAGAGTGTTTCTTTCGGGACTGAAGTAGAAAACACAAAACGGTGTAGATGTAACCTTCCCTGAAAGAACAATCTCACCTGTAGTAATCACCCCAACAACAAAAACATTGCGGATATTGTTCAGAGGCAAAGTGTAGACATATTTCGACCATTCTTTTCTCTCAACATCCTCTAGAATCCACATACACAACTCAATGGCATCAGAGTCATTATATGTCAAGTCTATCCCACCTAATTTACCCTTATAGTTAATCAGTTTAGTAGCTTTTGGATCACCAAAGCATTCTGCTTTAACAAACTTGAACTTCTCAGACCTAACATCAAAGCAAATTATCATGTAAGGCCTCTCCTCAGCTGTGTAACCATCGGCTTTACCTATGTAATACAAAACCCCATTGATGCATATCCCATTGATGCGTACCCGATCATACAAAGGCTGATGTATTAACCGACATTTGATCTTCCTCCACTTCTTCTTTTTACTTGGTCCTAACGTCAGAATTCTATGATCATCAGGACCACTTAAATAAGCCATGAACAATACTTTGAATTGCTTGTTAAGTGGATCATACCCTAAAAAGCTATTGGACTTTCTGTATCTCTTCAGGTCAGGTAAATTCACATACTCTCCTGTGCTTAAATTGTAAATCACACGCTCATTAGAGCATAAATAGATCAAACCAGAAGTAAACGCTCGAAGTTCTGGGCATACGAACTTCATGAGAAAATCAGCAGCTACCACAGGAGAAGGCTTGTCATATGGATTGTCATATGGATTCTGAGGATGAGGCGAGGAGAAGAAGAGCATCTCCTCGTTGGCTCGTTCGAGTGCGACTAAAAGACGTGGACGGGTAAGTATGGATAGCCATAGCTTTGACACGCAACGAAACCTTGCTATTGACTTTCCAGGCAATCTTAAGAGTATCTCTGGAATGAGATCAGTCGGGATGGAATCATAATTTTTTCTTCCGTTCATGATCGTTTGAATTCTGCGGATCtggctgagagagagagagagatacgtataactgtttttttttttttttttaacacagcaacatatattaaaaacgcTCAACCCCCATAACTTGAAGTTTAACTGTTTAAGGTTAGGGTTTCGGCCACTTAGGATTCCACAAGCGATCCTATGGTTCTAGTTTGGGTGGCCCATTTTAAAAGAAGGGCCAGGCCAGGCTTCACCACCGACTATACTTATGGAAAAACATGTGGCGGTGcgaatactttcaattatttcactcacaaaaaccctaaaacatggaaataaaaaaccttaaacccttcgAAACATTGAGGACTTACGTCAACTTCTCGTCCTTGTGCAGGCCTCAATACTGTGAGTTATCTTCTGGTCACTGATCTCTCCTCATGTTTCAATACTGTTATAGGAGGGTTTTGATGGATTTCATAACTTAGGGTTAAGGTTTCTATGTTCTTATCATACAAGAAACATTGAGGACTTATGTTTATCTCTTATCCATGTTATCCGTGTTTTAATTCGCGATCATTTGCTTAATTGGTTATTTTCCCTAAACATTTTTGATTTCCTAATTTATTCACTTATGAttgactttttatttttatgtttaaagtATTCACTAGTACGAAAGAAATGGAGATGGCGGAGGCTAAATTTGAGGAGGCTGCAACGTGGGTTTGTTGGGACATTGAGAACTGTCCGATTCCCAATGGCTGCAAAGCTGAAGAGATCTCTCAGAAGATAAGCTCGGCTTTGAGTAAGTTGAACTACCGTGGTCCAATCTCTATCTCTGCGTATGGAAACATGAATCACATTCCTCCTTCAGTCAAAAAAGCTCTCTCTTCCACTGGAGTTGTTCTTAATCACGTTCATGTGAACTCCAGTTAATCTTCTTAATTATCATctctttttcattaaaatttggatCATATCTTGATTTTTGTGTATCAACTTTATCTAACGTCTTTTTATGTTCTGATACAGGAAGTTCTAGTTTACATATTTTCGACAAATTATTGGATTGGGCATATAATCCAGACACATCTAATTTAATGTTCATCTCCCGTGACGAATCTTTCTCTTCTTATCTTAGCGAATGGCAAATGGATCGAAACAAAAATGTTCTTCTAGCACATCCTCCAAATGCTTCAGACTCATTTGTTGCTTCTGCAAAGACCACATGGCTGTGGAATAGCTTGTGTAAGAACCTTATATAAGCCAGCCAAATAGGCCCTAATTccctttttttttcatcaattgTGCACAAATGCAACTCAAGGCACTGTAACAGTTGacacaaacaaaaatcattatattttgaaaGGACGGCTTTTGAGTTTttgagtttttgatttttttctagtGTTTTACGATTATAAGAGATTCAACTGCCATATATAAATCGTCTAAGAATATATAAACAGATGCAACTGCTTTATTATGTCCTGACATTTAGgtataaaattcaaataattttacagTTCAACTATGAATTCacatttattctttttttcgGATATGAATAAAACACATCGAATTCACTTGCTCTTTTGGGTTAGGAATCGGCATTTTTGTTAGCAAAAGGACACATTTATCTTCTAAACCATGGTCCTTGCCTTTTTTGTGACTCCAGCACAAACAATGTTCAGTGTAAACCGGTATAAAACGCTGATAGATATGTGGTCAAACtagacagagaaaaaaaaaacacgcaATTTCCTGTTTTCCTCATAGGGTTTGAAAGCCAGAACATCCATTGACTAACAAGTTGGAACAATAGTGAACGAAAAATTAGAAATGGTCCCTCAAAGTCAAAGTTCCAACCTTGAAAGCCTTCAGTTTATATTCTGAACCATAGCCACAAGATGCTTCAATTCTGCAGTAGATAACAAACACCATTGAAACTTAACATGCGTAGAGGTTCCATTGAAAGGGGGACATTTATGAGACTGAAACGAGAAACTAGTTGAGAAGGTAACAATGAGAGCATCTGATAATCATCCAACTTACTTTATTGATGGgtatgaaaaaaaatagatttatggGTTGTCTTCGTGACCATAGTTGTACAAAATCTCGATCTGCACCAGTGACAAAAAGAAGATGAGTACTTTGAGAATATGAAAGTGAGATCATGAGACCATAGAAGCAATAAGTGTTGAGAAGAAAGATTACCTCAGCAGGCGGAGTAGGGTTTCTACAGAACTTTGAGCCACCAGGAGCCCATGGgactacaaaataaaaataaaagtaagtgGGTCATTTAGAATCCACCTTGAGAGGAACTTGTACAAACCTATCTTCCTATCATGGTTTGAGATGCTTACCGATATAAGGATCAGGGTGTCGCCATTTGTCGTATTCTGCTTCACCATGAGCAATCAGTTTGTCGATTCTGTCAACATCCTCCTACAACATACACCCTCAATCAAGGGATACACAGTGAGAAACAAAGACAATGAGAATCAGAAGGTAAATTCGCAATCATTTAGtcaggagttggaagaagaagaagagtttcaCTATAAGCTTAAGCAGATGACACAGAAACATTTAGTGATAAGCTAATGGATTGCAAAAGCAGAGTTCAGTCTACACAGCAATGAATTGGAGATACCAACTcaacacaagaaaaaaagaaaaaagaaaaaagaaaaaagaaaaaagaaaaaagaaaaaagaagaaaagcaaGCTTTATCATGTTTAACGTCCAAACACACTAACATAAGCTATAATCATTTCTctgtttcaacaaaaaaaaaaaaaactataatcatTTCTCTAAACTCTAAAGTCTCTCTCTTTACCAAATTCGATCAAACAACATACAATAATATACTTGCATTCCCGATCAGTTCAATGAACAATCGAGCAAAGAAACGGCAAGAGATGAAAACAGAGTGTGAAATGAAAAAGAGACACAAACCACATCTTGGTTGGCATTGAACTTCTCGCGCAGATCACAAGCCTGAAAAGGAACGAATACCaatgaattcaaaaaaaaaaaacccaaaacgCGAAAAAAACAGAGTGAGAAAACCAAATCCCAATCCTATTCGGAGAAGAAACATACGTCTCGGTAGAAAATGTGGCGATGAACAGCCCAGTTCAGAGTATCCTTGAGGGCACGGCGATAGAGGATTCGAACCCTCTCCTTTTGCGCCGCTCTCCGCGCGAAATACGCCGCCGTTGATACTCCGCTCATCTTT
The window above is part of the Brassica napus cultivar Da-Ae chromosome C3, Da-Ae, whole genome shotgun sequence genome. Proteins encoded here:
- the LOC125583292 gene encoding uncharacterized protein LOC125583292; this translates as MNTALVRSDSAWNASTRRAGLGWTTRTRNQRTSSTDTVDHVSSPLLAESLALRAALTECREMHVRDLRCEAYSSQLIRAVTSNSKSKEIYGIVADIKSLALSFVVISFCWIPRQMNSEADLLAKQSLSANQVNRVITTANQLYDD
- the LOC106369537 gene encoding putative F-box protein At1g30925; this encodes MNGRKNYDSIPTDLIPEILLRLPGKSIARFRCVSKLWLSILTRPRLLVALERANEEMLFFSSPHPQNPYDNPYDKPSPVVAADFLMKFVCPELRAFTSGLIYLCSNERVIYNLSTGEYVNLPDLKRYRKSNSFLGYDPLNKQFKVLFMAYLSGPDDHRILTLGPSKKKKWRKIKCRLIHQPLYDRVRINGICINGVLYYIGKADGYTAEERPYMIICFDVRSEKFKFVKAECFGDPKATKLINYKGKLGGIDLTYNDSDAIELCMWILEDVERKEWSKYVYTLPLNNIRNVFVVGVITTGEIVLSGKVTSTPFCVFYFSPERNTLQRVEIRGVGEYHEAFETECTVRAFVDYVVDSKFIT
- the LOC106371270 gene encoding NADH dehydrogenase [ubiquinone] 1 beta subcomplex subunit 9, yielding MSGVSTAAYFARRAAQKERVRILYRRALKDTLNWAVHRHIFYRDACDLREKFNANQDVEDVDRIDKLIAHGEAEYDKWRHPDPYIVPWAPGGSKFCRNPTPPAEIEILYNYGHEDNP